One window of Gloeocapsa sp. PCC 73106 genomic DNA carries:
- a CDS encoding helix-turn-helix domain-containing protein has product MKSRYNYRVYPTIQQKTLLSQLFGCTRVVWNDALNYCQQTKANGETYPGFNHLSKKFLKEAKRSDARNWL; this is encoded by the coding sequence ATGAAATCCAGATATAACTATAGAGTATACCCTACCATCCAACAAAAGACACTCTTGTCTCAGTTGTTTGGTTGTACTCGCGTAGTCTGGAATGATGCTTTAAACTATTGTCAACAAACCAAAGCCAATGGCGAAACCTATCCAGGGTTTAACCACCTCTCTAAAAAGTTTCTTAAAGAAGCTAAAAGAAGTGATGCAAGAAATTGGTTAAA